The DNA sequence CCTCGGGCAGGCGCAGGGTGAAGGTGGAGCCCTGTCCCTCCGAGCTCCACACGGTGACCTCCCCGCCGTGCGAGGCCGCCACGTGCTTGACGATGGCGAGGCCGAGTCCCGTGCCGCCGGTGGCGCGGGAGCGGGCCGGGTCGACGCGGTAGAAGCGCTCGAAGATGCGCTCCTTGTCCTTGTCCGAGATGCCGATGCCCTGGTCCGTGACCGCGACCTCGATGAGGTCCCCGCCGGGGGCGTTGACCCGCCGGGCGGCGATCCCCACGCGCGTGCGGGCGGGCGAGTAGTTCACGGCGTTCTCGACGAGGTTGCCGAGGGCCGCGGCGAGCTGGCCGCGGTTGCCCCAGACGTGCAGCTCCGCGGTGCCTCCGGCGGCCATCGTGATCTGCTTGGTGCCCGCCTGGTGGCGGCAGCGGTCGATGGCCTCGGCGACGAGCTCGTCCACGCGGACGGGCTCGGCGTCCTCCAGGGGGTCGTCGTTCTGCACCCGGGAGAGGTCGATCAGCTCCTGCACGAGGTTGGTCAGGCGGGTCGCCTCGTTCTGCATGCGGCCCGCGAAGCGCTCGACGGCCTCGGGGTCGTCCGCGGCGTCCATGACGGCCTCGGAGAGCAGGCTGAGGGCGCCCACCGGGGTCTTCAGCTCATGGCTCACGTTCGCCACGAAGTCGCGGCGCACGGCCTCGATGCGACGGGCCTCGGTGAGGTCCTCGACGAGCAGCAGTACGAGCCGGGAGCCGAGCGGGGCCACGCGCGCGGAGACCGCGAGGGCGTCGCCCCTGCCGGTGCCACGGCGCGGCAGGTCCAGCTCGACCTGTCGTATCTCGCCGTCGCGCCGGGTGTCCCGGGCCATCTGGAGCATCGGCTCGACGGCCAGCTTCCCGCCGCGCACGAGACCGAGCGCGTACGCGGCCGAGCTGGCCTTGACCACGCTGTCCGCCTCGTCG is a window from the Streptomyces spectabilis genome containing:
- a CDS encoding sensor histidine kinase, whose protein sequence is MDVNAAVAAAAAIAGVCTGVIAMLAFRWSERDQKRPTRTSLHTDAVLPPGVDTVLSVLRSSAVVLDEADSVVKASSAAYALGLVRGGKLAVEPMLQMARDTRRDGEIRQVELDLPRRGTGRGDALAVSARVAPLGSRLVLLLVEDLTEARRIEAVRRDFVANVSHELKTPVGALSLLSEAVMDAADDPEAVERFAGRMQNEATRLTNLVQELIDLSRVQNDDPLEDAEPVRVDELVAEAIDRCRHQAGTKQITMAAGGTAELHVWGNRGQLAAALGNLVENAVNYSPARTRVGIAARRVNAPGGDLIEVAVTDQGIGISDKDKERIFERFYRVDPARSRATGGTGLGLAIVKHVAASHGGEVTVWSSEGQGSTFTLRLPEAGATRDRGAGHGPGREGAYQGARPDDTTAYEPIPAAPEVLP